Proteins encoded by one window of Aptenodytes patagonicus chromosome 9, bAptPat1.pri.cur, whole genome shotgun sequence:
- the SPRY3 gene encoding protein sprouty homolog 3 — MQLSSSVAELSCDETMDPPAEDFQQVLSIDQIRSIRASNNYVERPAVCFQQARSNPSLSQPPHKQEWSQDRLVSSTFQDLHRSHSQQHQMPPLQQHMSHSSTASSVSQSTTASDQRLLSSLTPSHSGHSLIRTQPRAGELKLEESPLKGVAEKPTLHTGHLFICEECGRCKCARCTAARSLPSCWLCNQRCLCSPESLLDYGTCLCCVKGLFYHCSTDDEDTCADDPCSCGPGSCCARWAAMSFLSLLMPCLCCYFPTLGCLKLCQRGYDGLKRPGCRCQSHTNTVCRKISSSSGTPFPKTLDKPV; from the coding sequence ATGCAGCTCTCTTCCAGTGTGGCTGAACTCAGTTGTGACGAGACGATGGACCCACCCGCTGAGGACTTCCAGCAGGTCCTGTCCATTGACCAAATCCGCTCCATCCGTGCCAGCAACAACTACGTGGAGAGACCGGCTGTCTGCTTCCAGCAAGCCCGCTCCAACCCATCCCTGTCCCAGCCACCACACAAGCAAGAGTGGTCCCAGGACCGCCTGGTGTCTTCCACCTTCCAGGACCTGCACCGCAGCCACAGCCAACAGCACCAGATGCCACCTTTGCAGCAACACATGAGCCATTCCAGCACGGCCAGCTCCGTCTCCCAAAGCACCACCGCCTCCGACCAGCGCCTCCTGAGCAGCCTCACGCCCTCCCACTCCGGGCACTCCCTCATCCGGACGCAGCCCCGGGCCGGCGAGTTGAAACTGGAGGAATCGCCGCTGAAGGGGGTGGCGGAGAAGCCCACCCTCCACACCGGCCACCTCTTCATCTGCGAGGAGTGCGGGCGATGCAAGTGCGCCCGCTGCACGGCCGCCCGCAGCCTGCCCTCCTGCTGGCTCTGCAACCAGCGCTGCCTCTGCTCCCCCGAGAGCCTCCTCGACTACGGGACTTGCCTCTGCTGCGTCAAGGGTCTCTTCTACCACTGCTCCACCGACGATGAGGACACCTGCGCCGACGACCCCTGCTCCTGCGGGCCGGGGTCCTGCTGTGCCCGCTGGGCTGCCATGagcttcctctctctcctcatGCCCTGCCTCTGCTGCTACTTTCCTACCCTGGGGTGCCTCAAACTTTGCCAGCGGGGTTATGATGGCCTGAAACGACCCGGCTGCCGCTGCCAGAGCCACACCAATACAGTCTGCAGAAAGATCTCCTCCTCCAGCGGCACGCCTTTCCCCAAGACGCTGGATAAGCCGGTATGA